In Silurus meridionalis isolate SWU-2019-XX chromosome 29, ASM1480568v1, whole genome shotgun sequence, one DNA window encodes the following:
- the pex11b gene encoding peroxisomal membrane protein 11B — METWVRFSAQSQARERVFRAAQYACTLLGYTLHKGGAAAELISTIKQLEAHLSISRKLMRLGNSAEALEAAKRAIHLSDFVLRLCITVSHLNRVMYFICDNLLWAGKTGLLPRLDQDKWSQRSFRYYLFALILNLTRDVYEIHGLMERERRTSKAHLSGAVENDESSSSTPRCASVFSARIQQQLRLLSAVLRSNPPLLLDTLKNLCDVFIPLDKLGLYPTGAGFVGACGLTSSLLSILTLLHPWLKLKP, encoded by the exons ggCAGCACAGTATGCCTGCACCCTGCTGGGATACACACTGCACAAAGGAGGAGCTGCGGCTGAGCTGATAAGCACCATCAAGCAGCTGGAAGCTCATCTGAGTATCAGCAGAAAGC tgatgCGGTTAGGGAACTCAGCTGAAGCTCTGGAAGCAGCGAAGCGTGCGATTCATCTCTCCGACTTCGTCCTGCGTCTCTGCATCACCGTGTCTCATTTAAACCGAGTGATGTACTTCATCTGTGATAACCTGCTGTGGGCCGGAAAGACTGGACTGCTGCCTCGTCTCGACCAGGACAAGTGGAGTCAGAGATCCTTCAG GTACTACCTGTTTGCTCTGATCCTGAACTTGACACGTGACGTGTATGAGATCCACGGTTTGATGGAGCGTGAGCGGCGCACGTCCAAAGCGCACCTCTCGGGGGCCGTCGAGAACGACGAGTCCTCCTCGTCCACGCCGCGCTGCGCGTCTGTCTTCTCGGCCAGGATCCAGCAGCAGCTGCGTCTGCTCTCAGCCGTCCTGCGCAGCAACCCTCCGCTCCTGCTGGACACGCTGAAGAACCTGTGTGACGTCTTCATCCCGCTGGACAAACTGGGTCTCTATCCCACAGGCGCGGGGTTCGTCGGGGCGTGTGGTCTCACCTCGTCCCTGCTGTCCATACTTACGCTGCTGCACCCCTGGCTCAAGCTCAAACCCTGA